CCAGTTGGTTTAACCCCTGAAATGCTTCCCTTGGTGTTGCCCGTATATCTCCAATATGTTACAGGTGTTGCAATCTCCATCACCTCTATGTGCTCCCTCAGCCCGGGAGCGAAAGTTTTCTCAATCCGGTCCAGCAGAATGTCGGCAAACTTTCTTTTCAATGCTTTGTAGGTCTCGCCCCTTGCCAGCCCCTCGCCGGTTCTCCAGTTGTCTTCGTAATCAAGATACGCCGGACAGTGTATCATAACGGTTCCCTTGTCTTTCGGTGCCAGAGAAGGATCACGAACTGAAGGCGCGATGACGATCATGATCGTGCGATGTGCGTCACCACTCATGTGATCTTCACGTGATACATCGCTCATGGTAAGATTCAATACTTCTTCTCCGAACCCCAAAGAAGAAGCATCGCAATCCAGTCCCAGAAATATGCTGAAGCTGGAATGATAAATATCGGCATTATGCAGTGCTTTTCGCATTCGTGCCGGAATGCAGCTCTCCGGCAGCATCTTTTCATAAAGCATCTGTACGTCGCAGGCTGCAATCACGTATCGAGCGCTCAGGGAACTTCCGTCTGCCAGTAATACACCGGTCGCTTCTTTTCTGTCGTTCAACAGCACTCTTTCCACGTGCTGGTTCAGCAATACTTTCGACCCGGCAGACCTGATTCTGTCACACAACCATAAAGCCAGTGTGCGACTTCCTCCTTTGGGACAAGTCTGAAAATTCCCGGCGAATGCCCAAGCGATAGGCACCATAACGGACATAAAGGATTCTTGACTGCAGAATATCTTTTGAGCACCCTCCGTACTGAAATAGCGGCGCAGCCCTTTCTCGACAGGGCTCCTCACGTGTTTGAAAATCGGAATTGCCCAAAACAGCATTTGCAAGCTGCGAATAGCTCTTTCAAAGAATGGCATGGTCTCTTTCGCCATTGTCCTGCTGTTTAGGACATTCAGCCGCTGTCCCAGTCTTTTCCCATCCTTGAAAAAAGATCTGATACCGCTCTCATCATCCGGAAAGTCCTTGATAAGACAATCCTGTAACTCAATAGGATTGGAACTCAGCAAATAGTCGAACGAATCGCTTTTATATCTGTGTATGCGAGTCAATGGCGCGCAGGTTGGAAACTCGCCACCTAAATGACGCCAGATGTTGTAGACGAATCCGCCGGGACCGCATTGATTGAGCCATTGGATGGAAGTGTTGAACTGAAAGCCCTGCCGCTGAAAACCTGCCAGGTATCCCCCCGGCTGCGGCTGAGTCTCAAGAACTACTGTTTGAAGACCCGCCTTTGAGAGAAACCCTGCTGCGGTGAGTCCACCTGCCCCTGCCCCGATGATTACAACATCACACCTGTCAGGGACTTGATTATTCACCTGTATCATCTTCTGTTTTTATAATAAAATTAGATATTACTCTAAAGAAAAGCTTCAACAATATCAAGTTAAAATAAGCGAACTACTTTGTTCTTAGGCAATTGAAAAGAGAAAAATAATCTGTTAAGATTTCTATGTGAAAAAAGCTGAACGTCAAAGGTCACCGGTGCCCGTCAGGACGTCCGGTGCACTGCCTTGTTCGCAGTTCCCTGAATCTCGCCCACGCTCTCACAACGAAGAAGTGTGAGAATGCGGGTTAGTGCAGTGCCTTGACTCACGCTTGGCCCTTCAGTAAGTCCAGATCGTCACGCATCGAACCGTTCGGGCTGTACGTCACCGGGGCGATGAAGCAGTCCCGAATCCGGTCGCGGCTGAGGTCGCGGTATTTACACCAAACATGATACCACTCACCCTTCCATGTGAAGA
This genomic stretch from bacterium harbors:
- a CDS encoding NAD(P)/FAD-dependent oxidoreductase, whose product is MNNQVPDRCDVVIIGAGAGGLTAAGFLSKAGLQTVVLETQPQPGGYLAGFQRQGFQFNTSIQWLNQCGPGGFVYNIWRHLGGEFPTCAPLTRIHRYKSDSFDYLLSSNPIELQDCLIKDFPDDESGIRSFFKDGKRLGQRLNVLNSRTMAKETMPFFERAIRSLQMLFWAIPIFKHVRSPVEKGLRRYFSTEGAQKIFCSQESFMSVMVPIAWAFAGNFQTCPKGGSRTLALWLCDRIRSAGSKVLLNQHVERVLLNDRKEATGVLLADGSSLSARYVIAACDVQMLYEKMLPESCIPARMRKALHNADIYHSSFSIFLGLDCDASSLGFGEEVLNLTMSDVSREDHMSGDAHRTIMIVIAPSVRDPSLAPKDKGTVMIHCPAYLDYEDNWRTGEGLARGETYKALKRKFADILLDRIEKTFAPGLREHIEVMEIATPVTYWRYTGNTKGSISGVKPTGRNIRAGVARYKTPVKNLLLGGHCAEYGGGVPMAVKAGANASLIVMKDMKRAAYDELKDVINGSAFL